In a single window of the Prionailurus viverrinus isolate Anna chromosome D3, UM_Priviv_1.0, whole genome shotgun sequence genome:
- the DDT gene encoding D-dopachrome decarboxylase, with amino-acid sequence MPFVELDTNLPAGRVPAGLEKRLCAATAAILSKPEDRVNVTLRPGLAMAVNGSTDPCAQLIISSIGVVGTAEENRGHSARFFEFLTKEMGLGQDRIIIRFFPLEPWQIGKKGTVMTFL; translated from the exons ATGCCGTTTGTTGAGTTGGACACCAACTTGCCCGCCGGCCGTGTGCCCGCCGGACTGGAGAAGCGGCTCTGCGCGGCCACTGCAGCCATCCTGAGCAAACCTGAGGAC CGCGTGAACGTGACCTTGCGACCAGGTCTGGCCATGGCGGTGAACGGCTCTACCGATCCCTGCGCGCAGCTGATCATCTCCTCCATCGGTGTGGTGGGCACGGCCGAGGAGAACCGTGGACACAGCGCCCGATTCTTCGAGTTCCTCACCAAGGAGATGGGCCTGGGCCAGGATCG GATAATTATCCGATTTTTCCCCCTGGAGCCCTGGCAGATTGGCAAGAAAGGGACAGTCATGACTTTTCTATGA